In a genomic window of Planctomycetota bacterium:
- a CDS encoding carbohydrate ABC transporter permease → MTRRGSRHFSRAFLAALAFAVAGAVFLPFYWAISLSLRQQSQTFTVTGLGVPFVQYQPTLDNWRAELATGEMQRALANSLIIAVSTAAIVVLVGAPAAYAVARFRFRWPSNEDLTLWFLSQRVLPPVATAAPLFLLIHWLGLLDTRTGLVLLNVTFNLPLAVVILRQAFLDLPVELEEAAMVDGAGHGTIFLRICLPLAAPSLAAAVLIVIAFTWNEFLAGLMIGSLHAKVIPVHIAGAGDTRGVQFWFVAVRSLIAITPPVILALLAQRYIVRGLTFGAVKG, encoded by the coding sequence ATGACGCGCCGTGGCTCGCGGCACTTCTCGAGAGCCTTCCTCGCCGCGCTCGCCTTTGCGGTGGCGGGCGCCGTGTTCCTGCCCTTCTACTGGGCGATCAGCCTGAGCCTCCGGCAGCAGAGCCAGACGTTCACGGTCACGGGGCTGGGCGTGCCGTTCGTGCAGTACCAGCCGACGCTCGACAACTGGCGGGCGGAGCTGGCGACGGGCGAGATGCAGCGGGCGCTGGCCAACAGCCTGATCATCGCGGTGTCCACGGCGGCCATCGTCGTCCTGGTCGGTGCGCCGGCCGCCTACGCGGTCGCGCGGTTCCGGTTCCGATGGCCGTCGAACGAGGACCTCACGCTGTGGTTCCTCTCGCAGCGCGTGCTGCCGCCCGTGGCGACGGCGGCGCCGCTGTTCCTCCTCATCCACTGGCTCGGGCTGCTCGACACGCGGACGGGGCTGGTGCTGCTCAACGTGACGTTCAACCTGCCCCTCGCCGTGGTCATCCTGCGCCAGGCGTTCCTCGACCTGCCGGTGGAACTGGAGGAGGCGGCGATGGTGGACGGCGCGGGCCACGGCACGATCTTCCTGCGCATCTGCCTGCCGCTGGCCGCGCCGAGCCTGGCGGCGGCGGTCCTCATCGTCATCGCCTTCACCTGGAACGAGTTCCTCGCGGGGCTGATGATCGGCTCGCTCCACGCCAAGGTCATCCCCGTCCACATTGCCGGGGCCGGCGACACGCGGGGCGTGCAGTTCTGGTTCGTGGCCGTGCGGTCGCTGATCGCCATCACCCCTCCGGTGATTCTGGCGTTGCTGGCGCAGCGGTACATCGTGCGGGGGCTCACGTTCGGCGCCGTGAAGGGGTGA